ATCGAGATCTTCTTGGGAAGGCGTTACAAGGTTTGGCTCAAATACAATGATACCACCATCTTTTACACCACTTTTAAACTGATTGTAACTTACTTGTGCAGTTGAGAGCATATATTCTATTTCACCCTCATTTGCGTAAGGGTACAAAATCTCTTCATCATCGAGGATGATATCCACTTTTGTAGGACCACCTCGCACTTGAGATGTATATGTTGCAGCTTTTACACCATATCCGCCAGCTTTAATCTTTGCAGCAGCCAGAATTTCACCTGCGAGCAAAACACCTTGACCGCCAACTCCGGTAAATCGTAATTGATGTCTCATAGTCAACTTCCTTTGAGTTTGTTTTTGTATTCTAGTGAATAACTACTATGAGTGTAGCAATTCAAAGGGGCGAAGCCCCAGATTAGAATGGTTTAACCTGAACAGGAATATCCACTTTTTTCTTATTCTGTGCTGCTTCAATAACAAGATCGTAAGCATCACAATATTCCATTTGATCTGTTACATGGTGCAAGATTCCAGTTGGAAAATAGTTGATTTTTTCCTCTTCTGGAAGCTTATCATATTTTGCTTTTGACATTGTGATACTATCGATCCAGTTTTGATTTTGAATCGCTTCACCCATTTTGTTTTTTCTTCCCAAGTTAACGTGACAGTTACTAAATACATCAAAGAAACTAAATCCTCTGTGTTGAAAACCTTTAATAAACATTTTCTCTAGTTTTTTTGGATCTGTTACAGTCTCTCTTGCAATAAAAGTTGCCCCTGCACCTTTTGCAAGCTCACATGCATCAAATGTTGGATCAACGTTTCCATATTGAGTAGTAACTGCCCACATTCCTTTTGGTGTTGTAGGACTTACTTGTGAGTTTGTAAGACCATAGATGAAGTTATTGATCAAAATGAAATTAAGATCGATGTTTCTTCTACAACCGTGAATAGTGTGGTTCCCACCGATAGCAAGTCCGTCACCATCACCTGCTACGACGATCACATGTTTATCAGGATTTGCCAATTTAATTCCAGTTGCATAGGCAACGGTTCGTCCGTGTGTGGTATGCACAGTATTACAATTGAGATATGAGCTAAATCGACCGCTACATCCGATTCCAGAAACTACACATACATCATCCATATTCCAACCAAGACTGTCAATTGCTCGAATTACTGATTTAAGGATAATTCCATCACCACATCCCCAACACCAAAGCGTTGGCATCTTGTCCGTTCGTAAATATTCATTGTAATTAAAAGCCATCTTCTCCCCCTTTTATATACCCATCTCTTTGAGTTTTTCTATGATTTCAGCTGGGCTGATTGGACGACCGTTTGCTTTATTGAGTGCCACAGGTCGCTTTTTCATAACTCGTTCTACTTCATCGATATATTGACCCATATTGAGTTCTGGCATCAAGATTTTCTCAGCTGGGAATCTCTCACCAATCTCTTTCATCTTCTCTTCTGGACTTGGCCAAAGTGTAATTGGTCTAAACATACCAATTTTTACACCTTGATCTCTAAGTCTATTGATAGCTTCTCGTGCACTTCTACTCACACTTCCATACGCAACAATGAGCCACTCTGCATCATCAAGCATATACTCTTCATAGCTATCGAGAAGATCTTTTCTTCTGACATCGATTTTTCTATGAAGTCTCTCAATCAGATTTTGACAGATCTCTGCATCCTCAGTTGGGAATCCTGTAGGCCCGTGGTGGAGACCAGTAAGGTGGAACCTATATCCCTGGAACATTGGAGGAATTACAGCCGGTTTATCTTGCGGAACATCAAAAGGTTTGAACTCCTCTTTTGGAATTGACGGATCAGGTTTTGCGCGATCAACAATCGAAGCTTGTACCTCTTCTAAATCTGGAAGCACTGCTTTTCCATGCATATGTCCAAGAGTCTCATCCAAAAGTACAAATACTGGAGTCATAAGCTCTTCTGCCACATTGAAAGCTCGCACAACTTCAGTGTAGCACTCTTCAAGGCTACCTGGACAGAAAGTGATAGATTTATAGTCACCGTGTGTTGGTGCTTTTGCTTGGTTGATATCACCTTGCTGCACACGAGTAGGAAGACCAGTTGATGGACCACCTCTCATTACGTTTGTAATTACAAGTGGAGTCTCTGTCATAAAACCAAGACCGATCTGCTCAGCCTTAAGACTGATACCAGGGCCTGAAGTATTTGTCATAGATTTTACTCCACTCATACTAGCACCTAGTGCTACCGCAATACCACCGATCTCATCTTCCATCTGGATAAATTTTCCACCAACTCTTGGAAGTAGGACACTCATCTCATGTGCTACTTCGCTCGATGGTGTAATAGGATATCCTCCAAAAAATCTACATCCTGCATCAATTGCTGCTTTTGCAGCCAATTCGTTACCACTTGATATTACTTCTCTTGCCATTACCTCTCCTTACGCACAAAGTGCTTTGATATCTTCTTCACGAGCCATATAGTGATTTTTCTTAATTGCTTCTGCTCGCTCTTTCGCTTCTTTGCTGAGTTTTGCAAATTTATACTCTTTTCTATCAGCCACCATAATTGCAAAGTCTGGACACTCAAGCTCACAGTCATTGCATCCAATACAACTATCTGGATAAACAACCTTTACCATAGCACCAAGAATAGTTTTAGGCTCAGGAACCATTGCCAAAACACCTGCTGGGCAATAAGCAACACAAAGGTCACACGCTTTACAGTTATTCTCTTCAACCCATACAGGTGTGTTTTCAGGGGCTTTTAATAATCCCATATTATTCTCCTTTATCTAAAGTAAATTTTCCAACTGCACAGCTCACAAAACTTTTTGTTTTGAGGCCTAATTTATCCATTGAGGATAATTTTTGATCATATAAAGGATAACCTAGACCTATTAATATCTCTTTGAATTTCTCTTCATCGGCCTCATTTTGCAACTCAACTGTTACGATTCGAGGCTCTTTTGTAAGATTAACATCTATGAAACTAAAATGAGGAGAAAGCGCTTTTTTGATACTATTCGCGCACCCCTCACATCGAATATTTGCTACTGCAAAACTTTTTTTCATTATTTGCCAAGTGCCTTTGCTACAGTTTTGCCGATATCTGCAGGTGATTTGACAACATGTACGCCAGCTGCTGCAAGTGCTTCCATCTTCTCTTGTGCAGTTCCTTGGCCACCACTAATAATCGCTCCGGCATGTCCCATACGTTTGCCTTTTGGAGCAGTCTGGCCAGCAATGAACGCTACAACAGGCTTTGTAATATTTTCTTTGATAAATTCAGCGGCCTCTATTTCTAACGTTCCACCAATCTCACCAATCATAACAATTGCTTCAGTTTCAGGATCTGCTTCAAACATTGGCAGAAGTTGCTTGTAGCTAAGTCCGATAATCGGATCCCCTCCAATTCCAACAGCAGTTGTTATACCAAGCCCCTCTTTTACTACCTGATTACTTGCTTCATAAGTAAGTGTTCCAGATTTACTAATGAGACCTACTGGTCCCTTTTTGAAAATAAATCCTGGCATAATTCCAATTTTACACTCTTCAGCGGTAATGATTCCAGGACAGTTTGGTCCAATAGTTTTCATTCCATTTTTTGTAGCATACATTTTTGCATACATCATATCTTTTACAGGTGCACCTTCAGTGATGATGACAGCAAGCTCAATGCCAGCTTC
The Nitratiruptor tergarcus DSM 16512 genome window above contains:
- a CDS encoding 2-oxoacid:acceptor oxidoreductase family protein, translating into MRHQLRFTGVGGQGVLLAGEILAAAKIKAGGYGVKAATYTSQVRGGPTKVDIILDDEEILYPYANEGEIEYMLSTAQVSYNQFKSGVKDGGIIVFEPNLVTPSQEDLDRWEMYAIPIISIAKEEVGNVVTQSVVALGVTIEMTKVLPEELVYETMISKVPPKFVELNKTAYNLGVKYAREAKEKGRIKTVAEAEALKAKDICAV
- a CDS encoding 2-oxoglutarate ferredoxin oxidoreductase subunit beta, whose product is MAFNYNEYLRTDKMPTLWCWGCGDGIILKSVIRAIDSLGWNMDDVCVVSGIGCSGRFSSYLNCNTVHTTHGRTVAYATGIKLANPDKHVIVVAGDGDGLAIGGNHTIHGCRRNIDLNFILINNFIYGLTNSQVSPTTPKGMWAVTTQYGNVDPTFDACELAKGAGATFIARETVTDPKKLEKMFIKGFQHRGFSFFDVFSNCHVNLGRKNKMGEAIQNQNWIDSITMSKAKYDKLPEEEKINYFPTGILHHVTDQMEYCDAYDLVIEAAQNKKKVDIPVQVKPF
- a CDS encoding 2-oxoglutarate synthase subunit alpha; translated protein: MAREVISSGNELAAKAAIDAGCRFFGGYPITPSSEVAHEMSVLLPRVGGKFIQMEDEIGGIAVALGASMSGVKSMTNTSGPGISLKAEQIGLGFMTETPLVITNVMRGGPSTGLPTRVQQGDINQAKAPTHGDYKSITFCPGSLEECYTEVVRAFNVAEELMTPVFVLLDETLGHMHGKAVLPDLEEVQASIVDRAKPDPSIPKEEFKPFDVPQDKPAVIPPMFQGYRFHLTGLHHGPTGFPTEDAEICQNLIERLHRKIDVRRKDLLDSYEEYMLDDAEWLIVAYGSVSRSAREAINRLRDQGVKIGMFRPITLWPSPEEKMKEIGERFPAEKILMPELNMGQYIDEVERVMKKRPVALNKANGRPISPAEIIEKLKEMGI
- a CDS encoding 4Fe-4S dicluster domain-containing protein, producing the protein MGLLKAPENTPVWVEENNCKACDLCVAYCPAGVLAMVPEPKTILGAMVKVVYPDSCIGCNDCELECPDFAIMVADRKEYKFAKLSKEAKERAEAIKKNHYMAREEDIKALCA
- a CDS encoding heavy-metal-associated domain-containing protein, which produces MKKSFAVANIRCEGCANSIKKALSPHFSFIDVNLTKEPRIVTVELQNEADEEKFKEILIGLGYPLYDQKLSSMDKLGLKTKSFVSCAVGKFTLDKGE
- the sucD gene encoding succinate--CoA ligase subunit alpha; the protein is MSILVNKDTKVIVQGFTGKEGTFHSEQCIEYGTQIVGGVTPGKGGQTHLDRPVFNTVKEAVDATGATVSMIFVPPAFTADAVMEAAEAGIELAVIITEGAPVKDMMYAKMYATKNGMKTIGPNCPGIITAEECKIGIMPGFIFKKGPVGLISKSGTLTYEASNQVVKEGLGITTAVGIGGDPIIGLSYKQLLPMFEADPETEAIVMIGEIGGTLEIEAAEFIKENITKPVVAFIAGQTAPKGKRMGHAGAIISGGQGTAQEKMEALAAAGVHVVKSPADIGKTVAKALGK